One Salvia miltiorrhiza cultivar Shanhuang (shh) unplaced genomic scaffold, IMPLAD_Smil_shh fragScaff_scaffold_39, whole genome shotgun sequence DNA window includes the following coding sequences:
- the LOC131002930 gene encoding uncharacterized protein LOC131002930, whose amino-acid sequence MSEGRTADPRGSNTEGDEGMLSDYIVSDGDVVSDSTDEEGRPKRLPRIMYDHRHVFGGAKEQCTFALKVLVGEHTCLFDIHNKLADYKWLAKQYIDVFRLRPCMQVQEMALDVNTRFSIQPSLGRLYRAKAHTLELLRGSVKKHYNSLRSYMSELMRVDKEGRFELLLGDDSVFRGLYIGFSALRKGFMEGCRRIIGLDGCFLKTYLGGQLLCAVSKDGNNKMFLVAWAVVEAENEECWSWFLKLLLEELGVTDGLRISFISDQQKGLQNAVASLAPFAEHKNCARHVYCNWKKTHKRATLKNLFWRAVRASYQQEFDLAMEEIKAESQATHTDFINREYHRFCRCFISTHCLSDMVDNNVSETFNGYIMKAGAKHIITMLEDIRVALRGRQYKKLGLVTDCIEKICPNIRKKLDKLRYDARMYRAHPGLGGKFEVSCYDDRFVVQLGERSCSRRQWDISGIPCKHAITTLHFMKKEPTEYVHECYSVEKYLKAYADGLEPINGETMWPKGVGYPVQPPLIRAMPGRPKKKRRRDVDERDPNNNTRLMGLG is encoded by the exons ATGAGTGAGGGTAGAACTGCTGATCCAAGGGGTAGTAACACTGAAGGAGATGAGGGAATGCTATCTGATTACATTGTATCTGATGGAGATGTGGTGTCTGATTCCACAGATGAGGAAGGAAGACCTAAGAGATTGCCTAGAATCATGTATGACC ACCGCCATGTATTTGGAGGTGCCAAAGAGCAATGTACTTTTGCTCTTAAAGTGCTTGTTGGTGAGCACACCTGCCTTTTTGACATTCACAACAAGTTGGCAGATTACAAGTGGTTAGCAAAGCAATACATTGATGTGTTCAGATTGAGGCCCTGCATGCAGGTTCAGGAGATGGCATTGGATGTGAACACTAGATTCTCTATACAACCCTCTTTGGGGAGACTGTATAGGGCAAAAGCTCATACTTTAGAGTTGTTAAGGGGGTCAGTTAAGAAACACTACAATTCATTGAGGTCTTATATGTCAGAGTTGATGAGGGTGGATAAAGAAGGGAGGTTTGAGCTTCTATTAGGTGATGATTCAGTATTTAGGGGGCTTTATATTGGCTTCAGTGCATTAAGAAAGGGGTTCATGGAAGGATGTAGGAGAATAATTGGACTTGATGGCTGTTTTCTGAAAACCTATTTGGGTGGACAACTTTTATGTGCTGTTTCTAAGGATGGAAACAATAAGATGTTTCTAGTAGCCTGGGCTGTTGTAGAGGCAGAAAACGAAGAGTGTTGGAGCTGGTTTCTAAAACTCTTGCTTGAGGAGTTGGGTGTCACAGATGGTCTAAGGATCAGCTTCATATCTGATCAACAGAAG GGACTACAAAATGCAGTGGCAAGTCTTGCACCATTTGCTGAACATAAAAATTGTGCAAGACATGTCTACTGTAACTGGAAGAAAACACACAAAAGAGCAACACTAAAGAATCTTTTTTGGAGAGCAGTTCGTGCATCATATCAACAGGAGTTTGACTTAGCTATGGAAGAGATTAAAGCTGAGAGTCAAGCAACACACACAGATTTTATCAACAGGGAGTACCACAGGTTTTGTAGATGCTTTATCTCTACACATTGTCTATCTGATATGGTTGATAATAATGTCTCTGAGACATTTAATGGCTATATAATGAAAGCTGGGGCTAAGCACATAATCACCATGTTAGAAGACATTAGGGTTGCTTTAAGGGGGAGACAGTACAAAAAGCTGGGATTGGTGACTGATTGTATTGAAAAAATATGCCCAAACATTAGGAAAAAACTTGACAAACTGAGATATGATGCCAGAATGTACCGAGCTCATCCTGGTTTAGGGGGCAAATTTGAAGTAAGTTGTTATGATGATAGGTTTGTGGTTCAGTTGGGTGAAAGGAGTTGTAGTCGTAGGCAGTGGGATATCAGTGGGATACCTTGCAAGCATGCCATAACAACCTTGCATTTTATGAAGAAGGAACCCACAGAGTATGTGCATGAATGCTACTCTGTGGAGAAATACTTGAAGGCTTATGCAGATGGCTTAGAGCCTATCAATGGGGAAACAATGTGGCCAAAGGGTGTTGGTTATCCAGTGCAACCTCCATTGATCAGGGCTATGCCAGGAAGGCCAAAAAAGAAGAGGAGAAGAGATGTAGATGAGAGGGATCCAAACAACAACACAAGGCTGATGGGATTAGGATGA